From Spirochaetota bacterium, one genomic window encodes:
- a CDS encoding 16S rRNA (uracil(1498)-N(3))-methyltransferase, which yields MRRFYFSQIPSINETFFVPEDQVSHLSRVLRVNTGDILEASNGSGQIFELSIIHIDKENIQLKVLSSKFGVEKALHSVAFIGELKNDAMDNTISLLAEHGIQKIIPFFAERSIPKYDLKQLTKKQERRQKIANEAIKKVGGLYPCQVMESISFKDIAHSLANISQKIIFWEEECAPSQNLNNINYNKDHAFFIGPEGGFSQKEIDQLLFWKCQSYSLGTRILRAPQAATAAVAIIRYLTENQ from the coding sequence ATGCGTCGTTTTTATTTTTCTCAAATCCCTTCTATCAATGAAACTTTTTTTGTTCCTGAAGATCAGGTATCACATTTGTCACGAGTACTTAGAGTAAATACAGGAGATATCTTAGAAGCTTCTAACGGATCAGGACAAATATTTGAGTTATCTATTATTCATATTGATAAAGAAAATATTCAATTAAAAGTGCTGTCTAGTAAATTTGGTGTAGAAAAAGCATTGCATTCTGTTGCTTTTATTGGAGAATTGAAAAATGATGCTATGGATAATACAATATCTTTACTTGCAGAACACGGTATTCAAAAAATAATTCCTTTCTTTGCTGAGCGATCTATTCCCAAATATGATCTCAAACAACTTACCAAAAAACAAGAGCGTAGACAAAAAATTGCTAATGAAGCAATTAAAAAAGTAGGCGGATTATATCCTTGTCAAGTAATGGAATCTATTTCTTTTAAAGATATAGCACATAGTTTAGCTAATATTTCTCAAAAGATAATATTTTGGGAAGAAGAGTGTGCTCCTTCACAAAATTTGAATAATATTAATTATAATAAGGATCATGCTTTTTTTATTGGTCCTGAAGGTGGATTTTCTCAAAAAGAAATAGATCAGTTATTATTTTGGAAATGTCAAAGTTATAGCCTAGGGACTCGTATTTTAAGAGCCCCCCAAGCAGCAACAGCAGCAGTTGCTATTATTCGTTACTTAACAGAAAATCAATAA
- the ruvX gene encoding Holliday junction resolvase RuvX has protein sequence MSRLLGIDYGTKRIGMALTDELRIISSPHEVHLNNLDFWDYLNKSIQTYNIGGFVVGIPLHDGESTIAPHILGFIRKLERLFQLPIYLQDESLSSKESRDFLINTGKRGKKLKQNLDRYAAQLILSNFLQASVRGHIQQFQS, from the coding sequence ATGAGTAGGCTCTTGGGAATAGATTATGGCACGAAGCGTATTGGGATGGCTCTTACAGATGAACTTCGTATTATCTCTTCTCCTCATGAAGTTCACCTTAATAATCTCGATTTTTGGGACTATTTGAATAAATCTATCCAAACATACAATATTGGTGGTTTTGTAGTTGGTATACCTCTTCATGATGGAGAAAGTACCATTGCACCTCATATCTTAGGTTTTATCCGAAAATTAGAAAGACTTTTTCAATTACCAATTTATCTTCAGGATGAATCTCTCAGTTCCAAAGAATCCCGCGATTTTCTTATCAATACAGGAAAGCGTGGGAAAAAACTCAAACAAAATTTAGATCGTTATGCTGCTCAGCTTATTCTATCTAATTTTCTACAAGCCTCAGTAAGAGGTCATATTCAACAATTTCAATCTTAA